One Grus americana isolate bGruAme1 chromosome Z, bGruAme1.mat, whole genome shotgun sequence DNA window includes the following coding sequences:
- the DAB2 gene encoding disabled homolog 2 isoform X5, protein MSTEADTTSINSQPEQQAPPKAQPSKKEKKKGPEKTDESLLARFKGDGVRYKAKLIGIDDVPEARGDKMSQDSMMKLKGMAVAARSQGQHKQKIWVNISLTGIKIIDEKSGVIEHEHPVNKISFIARDVTDNRAFGYICGGEGQHQFFAIKTAQQAEPLVVDLKDLFQLIYNMKKKEEDKKKSEEASKTENDSEALPAHQADKMKLGVDQMDLFGDMSTPPDMSSPTTASNDLFSSDFFVPTTESLSLTSVAQTGPVPLDLFKTSPTTAPPLAGLGGLPVTSSPWSAQTPAFTQAASVFPGSMIPAQPTGFTQPLAFGTQAVPSWNQPASFGPAAPQPSGLWAQPAQVPSSSWAQPSSAVNPFQSSVFPPSTLPAQTPSVLPSVSTTTSPPQPPPRTAPQKELSKRESDAFIALDPLGDKEMKDVKEMFKDFQLTKPPAVPARRGEQQSLSEPPKPVPRQSVLPADGLFESQAKTDFFSASSKESQKPPSGPFGDPFGNPFA, encoded by the exons ATGTCTACTGAAGCTGATACTACTTCTATCAACAGCCAGCCTGAGCAACAGGCTCCACCAAAAGCACAaccttcaaagaaagaaaaaaagaagg GGCCAGAAAAGACAGATGAATCTCTCTTGGCCAGATTCAAAGGTGATGGTGTAAGATACAAAGCTAAACTCATAGGTATTGATGATGTCCCAGAGGCAAGAGGAGACAAAATGAGTCAGGATTCAATGATGAAGCTGAAG gGAATGGCAGTGGCAGCCCGTTCACAGGGTCAGCACAAACAGAAGATCTGGGTGAACATCTCCCTCACTGGTATCAAGATAATAGATGAGAAATCTGGG GTCATAGAGCATGAGCATCCAGTAAACAAAATCTCCTTTATTGCTCGGGATGTAACAGACAACCGTGCCTTCGGCTATATATGTGGAGGAGAAGGCCAGCACCAGTTTTTTGCCATAAAAACTGCACAACAG GCTGAGCCTCTAGTTGTTGATCTTAAGGACCTCTTTCAACTAATATATaatatgaagaagaaagaagaagacaagaaaaag aGTGAAGAAGCCAGTAAAACTGAG AATGATAGCGAAGCATTACCTGCTCATCAGGCTGACAAAATGAAACTG GGAGTTGACCAGATGGACTTGTTTGGGGATATGTCAACACCTCCTGATATGAGCAGTCCCACA actGCATCGAATGACTTATTTAGCTCAGACTTCTTTGTGCCAACTACAGAGAGCCTTAGCTTGACCTCAGTGGCACAAACAGGACCTGTGCCACTGGACCTCTTCAAAACAAGTCCTACTACGGCACCTCCATTGGCTGGTCTAG GTGGCTTGCCAGTAACTTCATCACCATGGAGTGCACAGACACCTGCCTTCACACAGGCTGCATCAGTCTTTCCTGGGTCTATGATACCTGCACAGCCTACAGGATTTACTCAACCACTTGCCTTTGGTACTCAAGCAGTGCCAAGTTGGAACCAGCCTGCATCTTTTGGTccagcagccccgcagccctcTGGTCTCTGGGCACAGCCAGCTCAAGTTCCATCTAGTTCATGGGCACAGCCATCCAGTGCTGTAAATCCCTTCCAGAGTAGTGTGTTCCCACCTTCAACACTACCTGCTCAAACACCATCTGTACTGCCCTCTGTGTCAACAACAACCAGCCCACCTCAGCCACCACCTAGAACTGCACCTCAGAAAGAGCTATCCAAGAGAGAGAGTGATGCTTTTATTGCTCTGGATCCACTTGGTGATAAAGAGATGAAGGATGTCAAGGAAATGTTCAAAGACTTCCAGCTGACAAAGCCACCTGCAGTACCAGCAAGGAGAGGAGAGCAACAAAGCCTTTCAG AACCACCAAAGCCTGTTCCTCGACAAAGTGTGCTGCCAGCTGATGGCCTGTTTGAAAGTCAAGCTAAAACAGACTTTTTCAGTGCCTCATCT AAGGAATCTCAGAAACCACCTTCTGGTCCTTTTGGTGATCCTTTTGGCAACCCATTTGCATAG
- the DAB2 gene encoding disabled homolog 2 isoform X2: protein MSTEADTTSINSQPEQQAPPKAQPSKKEKKKGPEKTDESLLARFKGDGVRYKAKLIGIDDVPEARGDKMSQDSMMKLKGMAVAARSQGQHKQKIWVNISLTGIKIIDEKSGVIEHEHPVNKISFIARDVTDNRAFGYICGGEGQHQFFAIKTAQQAEPLVVDLKDLFQLIYNMKKKEEDKKKNDSEALPAHQADKMKLGVDQMDLFGDMSTPPDMSSPTEAKEILLVDLNSEIETKQTFTKEDLFLNGMKNSLPQPKPQPPFLPESSFSTNLSFFPTPNPDPFSDDPFAQPNKSAPPSFDSLKSAHQKKESLSTFTPVGNGASNGDIDYFGKQFDQISNRTGKREALTSQWPLQSQSPAARAPNGVPEREQNGFLKAPSNLFVEGPSKGVSLQNGVKLDSESNIQLMSHESITISPPPQSTKPGRGRRSVKTASNDLFSSDFFVPTTESLSLTSVAQTGPVPLDLFKTSPTTAPPLAGLGGLPVTSSPWSAQTPAFTQAASVFPGSMIPAQPTGFTQPLAFGTQAVPSWNQPASFGPAAPQPSGLWAQPAQVPSSSWAQPSSAVNPFQSSVFPPSTLPAQTPSVLPSVSTTTSPPQPPPRTAPQKELSKRESDAFIALDPLGDKEMKDVKEMFKDFQLTKPPAVPARRGEQQSLSEPPKPVPRQSVLPADGLFESQAKTDFFSASSKESQKPPSGPFGDPFGNPFA, encoded by the exons ATGTCTACTGAAGCTGATACTACTTCTATCAACAGCCAGCCTGAGCAACAGGCTCCACCAAAAGCACAaccttcaaagaaagaaaaaaagaagg GGCCAGAAAAGACAGATGAATCTCTCTTGGCCAGATTCAAAGGTGATGGTGTAAGATACAAAGCTAAACTCATAGGTATTGATGATGTCCCAGAGGCAAGAGGAGACAAAATGAGTCAGGATTCAATGATGAAGCTGAAG gGAATGGCAGTGGCAGCCCGTTCACAGGGTCAGCACAAACAGAAGATCTGGGTGAACATCTCCCTCACTGGTATCAAGATAATAGATGAGAAATCTGGG GTCATAGAGCATGAGCATCCAGTAAACAAAATCTCCTTTATTGCTCGGGATGTAACAGACAACCGTGCCTTCGGCTATATATGTGGAGGAGAAGGCCAGCACCAGTTTTTTGCCATAAAAACTGCACAACAG GCTGAGCCTCTAGTTGTTGATCTTAAGGACCTCTTTCAACTAATATATaatatgaagaagaaagaagaagacaagaaaaag AATGATAGCGAAGCATTACCTGCTCATCAGGCTGACAAAATGAAACTG GGAGTTGACCAGATGGACTTGTTTGGGGATATGTCAACACCTCCTGATATGAGCAGTCCCACA GAAGCTAAAGAGATTCTGTTAGTGGATCTAAATTCTGAAATTGAGACCAAACAGACTTTTACAAAAGAGGATCTCTTCTTGAATGGCATGAAAAATTCTCTTCCACAACCAAAGCCACAGCCACCCTTCTTACCTGAGAGTTCTTTCTCTACCAATCTCAGCTTCTTTCCCACACCTAATCCAGACCCTTTCAGTGATGATCCTTTTGCACAGCCAAACAAATCTGCACCACCTTCATTTGATTCTCTAAAATCTGCTCATCAGAAGAAGGAAAGTCTGAGTACCTTCACACCAGTGGGTAATGGTGCTTCAAATGGTGATATTGACTACTTTGGTAAACAGTTTGACCAGATTTCTAATAGAACTGGCAAACGAGAAGCACTAACAAGCCAGTGGCCACTTCAAAGTCAGTCACCTGCAGCAAGAGCTCCAAATGGAGTACCCGAGAGAGAACAGAATGGCTTTCTTAAAGCCCCATCAAACCTGTTTGTGGAAGGTCCTTCCAAAGGAGTATCTCTGCAGAATGGAGTAAAGCTGGATTCTGAAAGCAATATCCAGCTCATGTCACATGAGTCTATAACAATTAGCCCACCGCCACAAAGTACCAAgccaggaagaggaaggaggtctGTCAAG actGCATCGAATGACTTATTTAGCTCAGACTTCTTTGTGCCAACTACAGAGAGCCTTAGCTTGACCTCAGTGGCACAAACAGGACCTGTGCCACTGGACCTCTTCAAAACAAGTCCTACTACGGCACCTCCATTGGCTGGTCTAG GTGGCTTGCCAGTAACTTCATCACCATGGAGTGCACAGACACCTGCCTTCACACAGGCTGCATCAGTCTTTCCTGGGTCTATGATACCTGCACAGCCTACAGGATTTACTCAACCACTTGCCTTTGGTACTCAAGCAGTGCCAAGTTGGAACCAGCCTGCATCTTTTGGTccagcagccccgcagccctcTGGTCTCTGGGCACAGCCAGCTCAAGTTCCATCTAGTTCATGGGCACAGCCATCCAGTGCTGTAAATCCCTTCCAGAGTAGTGTGTTCCCACCTTCAACACTACCTGCTCAAACACCATCTGTACTGCCCTCTGTGTCAACAACAACCAGCCCACCTCAGCCACCACCTAGAACTGCACCTCAGAAAGAGCTATCCAAGAGAGAGAGTGATGCTTTTATTGCTCTGGATCCACTTGGTGATAAAGAGATGAAGGATGTCAAGGAAATGTTCAAAGACTTCCAGCTGACAAAGCCACCTGCAGTACCAGCAAGGAGAGGAGAGCAACAAAGCCTTTCAG AACCACCAAAGCCTGTTCCTCGACAAAGTGTGCTGCCAGCTGATGGCCTGTTTGAAAGTCAAGCTAAAACAGACTTTTTCAGTGCCTCATCT AAGGAATCTCAGAAACCACCTTCTGGTCCTTTTGGTGATCCTTTTGGCAACCCATTTGCATAG
- the DAB2 gene encoding disabled homolog 2 isoform X3, which translates to MSTEADTTSINSQPEQQAPPKAQPSKKEKKKGPEKTDESLLARFKGDGVRYKAKLIGIDDVPEARGDKMSQDSMMKLKGMAVAARSQGQHKQKIWVNISLTGIKIIDEKSGAEPLVVDLKDLFQLIYNMKKKEEDKKKSEEASKTENDSEALPAHQADKMKLGVDQMDLFGDMSTPPDMSSPTEAKEILLVDLNSEIETKQTFTKEDLFLNGMKNSLPQPKPQPPFLPESSFSTNLSFFPTPNPDPFSDDPFAQPNKSAPPSFDSLKSAHQKKESLSTFTPVGNGASNGDIDYFGKQFDQISNRTGKREALTSQWPLQSQSPAARAPNGVPEREQNGFLKAPSNLFVEGPSKGVSLQNGVKLDSESNIQLMSHESITISPPPQSTKPGRGRRSVKTASNDLFSSDFFVPTTESLSLTSVAQTGPVPLDLFKTSPTTAPPLAGLGGLPVTSSPWSAQTPAFTQAASVFPGSMIPAQPTGFTQPLAFGTQAVPSWNQPASFGPAAPQPSGLWAQPAQVPSSSWAQPSSAVNPFQSSVFPPSTLPAQTPSVLPSVSTTTSPPQPPPRTAPQKELSKRESDAFIALDPLGDKEMKDVKEMFKDFQLTKPPAVPARRGEQQSLSEPPKPVPRQSVLPADGLFESQAKTDFFSASSKESQKPPSGPFGDPFGNPFA; encoded by the exons ATGTCTACTGAAGCTGATACTACTTCTATCAACAGCCAGCCTGAGCAACAGGCTCCACCAAAAGCACAaccttcaaagaaagaaaaaaagaagg GGCCAGAAAAGACAGATGAATCTCTCTTGGCCAGATTCAAAGGTGATGGTGTAAGATACAAAGCTAAACTCATAGGTATTGATGATGTCCCAGAGGCAAGAGGAGACAAAATGAGTCAGGATTCAATGATGAAGCTGAAG gGAATGGCAGTGGCAGCCCGTTCACAGGGTCAGCACAAACAGAAGATCTGGGTGAACATCTCCCTCACTGGTATCAAGATAATAGATGAGAAATCTGGG GCTGAGCCTCTAGTTGTTGATCTTAAGGACCTCTTTCAACTAATATATaatatgaagaagaaagaagaagacaagaaaaag aGTGAAGAAGCCAGTAAAACTGAG AATGATAGCGAAGCATTACCTGCTCATCAGGCTGACAAAATGAAACTG GGAGTTGACCAGATGGACTTGTTTGGGGATATGTCAACACCTCCTGATATGAGCAGTCCCACA GAAGCTAAAGAGATTCTGTTAGTGGATCTAAATTCTGAAATTGAGACCAAACAGACTTTTACAAAAGAGGATCTCTTCTTGAATGGCATGAAAAATTCTCTTCCACAACCAAAGCCACAGCCACCCTTCTTACCTGAGAGTTCTTTCTCTACCAATCTCAGCTTCTTTCCCACACCTAATCCAGACCCTTTCAGTGATGATCCTTTTGCACAGCCAAACAAATCTGCACCACCTTCATTTGATTCTCTAAAATCTGCTCATCAGAAGAAGGAAAGTCTGAGTACCTTCACACCAGTGGGTAATGGTGCTTCAAATGGTGATATTGACTACTTTGGTAAACAGTTTGACCAGATTTCTAATAGAACTGGCAAACGAGAAGCACTAACAAGCCAGTGGCCACTTCAAAGTCAGTCACCTGCAGCAAGAGCTCCAAATGGAGTACCCGAGAGAGAACAGAATGGCTTTCTTAAAGCCCCATCAAACCTGTTTGTGGAAGGTCCTTCCAAAGGAGTATCTCTGCAGAATGGAGTAAAGCTGGATTCTGAAAGCAATATCCAGCTCATGTCACATGAGTCTATAACAATTAGCCCACCGCCACAAAGTACCAAgccaggaagaggaaggaggtctGTCAAG actGCATCGAATGACTTATTTAGCTCAGACTTCTTTGTGCCAACTACAGAGAGCCTTAGCTTGACCTCAGTGGCACAAACAGGACCTGTGCCACTGGACCTCTTCAAAACAAGTCCTACTACGGCACCTCCATTGGCTGGTCTAG GTGGCTTGCCAGTAACTTCATCACCATGGAGTGCACAGACACCTGCCTTCACACAGGCTGCATCAGTCTTTCCTGGGTCTATGATACCTGCACAGCCTACAGGATTTACTCAACCACTTGCCTTTGGTACTCAAGCAGTGCCAAGTTGGAACCAGCCTGCATCTTTTGGTccagcagccccgcagccctcTGGTCTCTGGGCACAGCCAGCTCAAGTTCCATCTAGTTCATGGGCACAGCCATCCAGTGCTGTAAATCCCTTCCAGAGTAGTGTGTTCCCACCTTCAACACTACCTGCTCAAACACCATCTGTACTGCCCTCTGTGTCAACAACAACCAGCCCACCTCAGCCACCACCTAGAACTGCACCTCAGAAAGAGCTATCCAAGAGAGAGAGTGATGCTTTTATTGCTCTGGATCCACTTGGTGATAAAGAGATGAAGGATGTCAAGGAAATGTTCAAAGACTTCCAGCTGACAAAGCCACCTGCAGTACCAGCAAGGAGAGGAGAGCAACAAAGCCTTTCAG AACCACCAAAGCCTGTTCCTCGACAAAGTGTGCTGCCAGCTGATGGCCTGTTTGAAAGTCAAGCTAAAACAGACTTTTTCAGTGCCTCATCT AAGGAATCTCAGAAACCACCTTCTGGTCCTTTTGGTGATCCTTTTGGCAACCCATTTGCATAG
- the DAB2 gene encoding disabled homolog 2 isoform X4, with protein MSTEADTTSINSQPEQQAPPKAQPSKKEKKKGPEKTDESLLARFKGDGVRYKAKLIGIDDVPEARGDKMSQDSMMKLKGMAVAARSQGQHKQKIWVNISLTGIKIIDEKSGAEPLVVDLKDLFQLIYNMKKKEEDKKKNDSEALPAHQADKMKLGVDQMDLFGDMSTPPDMSSPTEAKEILLVDLNSEIETKQTFTKEDLFLNGMKNSLPQPKPQPPFLPESSFSTNLSFFPTPNPDPFSDDPFAQPNKSAPPSFDSLKSAHQKKESLSTFTPVGNGASNGDIDYFGKQFDQISNRTGKREALTSQWPLQSQSPAARAPNGVPEREQNGFLKAPSNLFVEGPSKGVSLQNGVKLDSESNIQLMSHESITISPPPQSTKPGRGRRSVKTASNDLFSSDFFVPTTESLSLTSVAQTGPVPLDLFKTSPTTAPPLAGLGGLPVTSSPWSAQTPAFTQAASVFPGSMIPAQPTGFTQPLAFGTQAVPSWNQPASFGPAAPQPSGLWAQPAQVPSSSWAQPSSAVNPFQSSVFPPSTLPAQTPSVLPSVSTTTSPPQPPPRTAPQKELSKRESDAFIALDPLGDKEMKDVKEMFKDFQLTKPPAVPARRGEQQSLSEPPKPVPRQSVLPADGLFESQAKTDFFSASSKESQKPPSGPFGDPFGNPFA; from the exons ATGTCTACTGAAGCTGATACTACTTCTATCAACAGCCAGCCTGAGCAACAGGCTCCACCAAAAGCACAaccttcaaagaaagaaaaaaagaagg GGCCAGAAAAGACAGATGAATCTCTCTTGGCCAGATTCAAAGGTGATGGTGTAAGATACAAAGCTAAACTCATAGGTATTGATGATGTCCCAGAGGCAAGAGGAGACAAAATGAGTCAGGATTCAATGATGAAGCTGAAG gGAATGGCAGTGGCAGCCCGTTCACAGGGTCAGCACAAACAGAAGATCTGGGTGAACATCTCCCTCACTGGTATCAAGATAATAGATGAGAAATCTGGG GCTGAGCCTCTAGTTGTTGATCTTAAGGACCTCTTTCAACTAATATATaatatgaagaagaaagaagaagacaagaaaaag AATGATAGCGAAGCATTACCTGCTCATCAGGCTGACAAAATGAAACTG GGAGTTGACCAGATGGACTTGTTTGGGGATATGTCAACACCTCCTGATATGAGCAGTCCCACA GAAGCTAAAGAGATTCTGTTAGTGGATCTAAATTCTGAAATTGAGACCAAACAGACTTTTACAAAAGAGGATCTCTTCTTGAATGGCATGAAAAATTCTCTTCCACAACCAAAGCCACAGCCACCCTTCTTACCTGAGAGTTCTTTCTCTACCAATCTCAGCTTCTTTCCCACACCTAATCCAGACCCTTTCAGTGATGATCCTTTTGCACAGCCAAACAAATCTGCACCACCTTCATTTGATTCTCTAAAATCTGCTCATCAGAAGAAGGAAAGTCTGAGTACCTTCACACCAGTGGGTAATGGTGCTTCAAATGGTGATATTGACTACTTTGGTAAACAGTTTGACCAGATTTCTAATAGAACTGGCAAACGAGAAGCACTAACAAGCCAGTGGCCACTTCAAAGTCAGTCACCTGCAGCAAGAGCTCCAAATGGAGTACCCGAGAGAGAACAGAATGGCTTTCTTAAAGCCCCATCAAACCTGTTTGTGGAAGGTCCTTCCAAAGGAGTATCTCTGCAGAATGGAGTAAAGCTGGATTCTGAAAGCAATATCCAGCTCATGTCACATGAGTCTATAACAATTAGCCCACCGCCACAAAGTACCAAgccaggaagaggaaggaggtctGTCAAG actGCATCGAATGACTTATTTAGCTCAGACTTCTTTGTGCCAACTACAGAGAGCCTTAGCTTGACCTCAGTGGCACAAACAGGACCTGTGCCACTGGACCTCTTCAAAACAAGTCCTACTACGGCACCTCCATTGGCTGGTCTAG GTGGCTTGCCAGTAACTTCATCACCATGGAGTGCACAGACACCTGCCTTCACACAGGCTGCATCAGTCTTTCCTGGGTCTATGATACCTGCACAGCCTACAGGATTTACTCAACCACTTGCCTTTGGTACTCAAGCAGTGCCAAGTTGGAACCAGCCTGCATCTTTTGGTccagcagccccgcagccctcTGGTCTCTGGGCACAGCCAGCTCAAGTTCCATCTAGTTCATGGGCACAGCCATCCAGTGCTGTAAATCCCTTCCAGAGTAGTGTGTTCCCACCTTCAACACTACCTGCTCAAACACCATCTGTACTGCCCTCTGTGTCAACAACAACCAGCCCACCTCAGCCACCACCTAGAACTGCACCTCAGAAAGAGCTATCCAAGAGAGAGAGTGATGCTTTTATTGCTCTGGATCCACTTGGTGATAAAGAGATGAAGGATGTCAAGGAAATGTTCAAAGACTTCCAGCTGACAAAGCCACCTGCAGTACCAGCAAGGAGAGGAGAGCAACAAAGCCTTTCAG AACCACCAAAGCCTGTTCCTCGACAAAGTGTGCTGCCAGCTGATGGCCTGTTTGAAAGTCAAGCTAAAACAGACTTTTTCAGTGCCTCATCT AAGGAATCTCAGAAACCACCTTCTGGTCCTTTTGGTGATCCTTTTGGCAACCCATTTGCATAG
- the DAB2 gene encoding disabled homolog 2 isoform X1: protein MSTEADTTSINSQPEQQAPPKAQPSKKEKKKGPEKTDESLLARFKGDGVRYKAKLIGIDDVPEARGDKMSQDSMMKLKGMAVAARSQGQHKQKIWVNISLTGIKIIDEKSGVIEHEHPVNKISFIARDVTDNRAFGYICGGEGQHQFFAIKTAQQAEPLVVDLKDLFQLIYNMKKKEEDKKKSEEASKTENDSEALPAHQADKMKLGVDQMDLFGDMSTPPDMSSPTEAKEILLVDLNSEIETKQTFTKEDLFLNGMKNSLPQPKPQPPFLPESSFSTNLSFFPTPNPDPFSDDPFAQPNKSAPPSFDSLKSAHQKKESLSTFTPVGNGASNGDIDYFGKQFDQISNRTGKREALTSQWPLQSQSPAARAPNGVPEREQNGFLKAPSNLFVEGPSKGVSLQNGVKLDSESNIQLMSHESITISPPPQSTKPGRGRRSVKTASNDLFSSDFFVPTTESLSLTSVAQTGPVPLDLFKTSPTTAPPLAGLGGLPVTSSPWSAQTPAFTQAASVFPGSMIPAQPTGFTQPLAFGTQAVPSWNQPASFGPAAPQPSGLWAQPAQVPSSSWAQPSSAVNPFQSSVFPPSTLPAQTPSVLPSVSTTTSPPQPPPRTAPQKELSKRESDAFIALDPLGDKEMKDVKEMFKDFQLTKPPAVPARRGEQQSLSEPPKPVPRQSVLPADGLFESQAKTDFFSASSKESQKPPSGPFGDPFGNPFA from the exons ATGTCTACTGAAGCTGATACTACTTCTATCAACAGCCAGCCTGAGCAACAGGCTCCACCAAAAGCACAaccttcaaagaaagaaaaaaagaagg GGCCAGAAAAGACAGATGAATCTCTCTTGGCCAGATTCAAAGGTGATGGTGTAAGATACAAAGCTAAACTCATAGGTATTGATGATGTCCCAGAGGCAAGAGGAGACAAAATGAGTCAGGATTCAATGATGAAGCTGAAG gGAATGGCAGTGGCAGCCCGTTCACAGGGTCAGCACAAACAGAAGATCTGGGTGAACATCTCCCTCACTGGTATCAAGATAATAGATGAGAAATCTGGG GTCATAGAGCATGAGCATCCAGTAAACAAAATCTCCTTTATTGCTCGGGATGTAACAGACAACCGTGCCTTCGGCTATATATGTGGAGGAGAAGGCCAGCACCAGTTTTTTGCCATAAAAACTGCACAACAG GCTGAGCCTCTAGTTGTTGATCTTAAGGACCTCTTTCAACTAATATATaatatgaagaagaaagaagaagacaagaaaaag aGTGAAGAAGCCAGTAAAACTGAG AATGATAGCGAAGCATTACCTGCTCATCAGGCTGACAAAATGAAACTG GGAGTTGACCAGATGGACTTGTTTGGGGATATGTCAACACCTCCTGATATGAGCAGTCCCACA GAAGCTAAAGAGATTCTGTTAGTGGATCTAAATTCTGAAATTGAGACCAAACAGACTTTTACAAAAGAGGATCTCTTCTTGAATGGCATGAAAAATTCTCTTCCACAACCAAAGCCACAGCCACCCTTCTTACCTGAGAGTTCTTTCTCTACCAATCTCAGCTTCTTTCCCACACCTAATCCAGACCCTTTCAGTGATGATCCTTTTGCACAGCCAAACAAATCTGCACCACCTTCATTTGATTCTCTAAAATCTGCTCATCAGAAGAAGGAAAGTCTGAGTACCTTCACACCAGTGGGTAATGGTGCTTCAAATGGTGATATTGACTACTTTGGTAAACAGTTTGACCAGATTTCTAATAGAACTGGCAAACGAGAAGCACTAACAAGCCAGTGGCCACTTCAAAGTCAGTCACCTGCAGCAAGAGCTCCAAATGGAGTACCCGAGAGAGAACAGAATGGCTTTCTTAAAGCCCCATCAAACCTGTTTGTGGAAGGTCCTTCCAAAGGAGTATCTCTGCAGAATGGAGTAAAGCTGGATTCTGAAAGCAATATCCAGCTCATGTCACATGAGTCTATAACAATTAGCCCACCGCCACAAAGTACCAAgccaggaagaggaaggaggtctGTCAAG actGCATCGAATGACTTATTTAGCTCAGACTTCTTTGTGCCAACTACAGAGAGCCTTAGCTTGACCTCAGTGGCACAAACAGGACCTGTGCCACTGGACCTCTTCAAAACAAGTCCTACTACGGCACCTCCATTGGCTGGTCTAG GTGGCTTGCCAGTAACTTCATCACCATGGAGTGCACAGACACCTGCCTTCACACAGGCTGCATCAGTCTTTCCTGGGTCTATGATACCTGCACAGCCTACAGGATTTACTCAACCACTTGCCTTTGGTACTCAAGCAGTGCCAAGTTGGAACCAGCCTGCATCTTTTGGTccagcagccccgcagccctcTGGTCTCTGGGCACAGCCAGCTCAAGTTCCATCTAGTTCATGGGCACAGCCATCCAGTGCTGTAAATCCCTTCCAGAGTAGTGTGTTCCCACCTTCAACACTACCTGCTCAAACACCATCTGTACTGCCCTCTGTGTCAACAACAACCAGCCCACCTCAGCCACCACCTAGAACTGCACCTCAGAAAGAGCTATCCAAGAGAGAGAGTGATGCTTTTATTGCTCTGGATCCACTTGGTGATAAAGAGATGAAGGATGTCAAGGAAATGTTCAAAGACTTCCAGCTGACAAAGCCACCTGCAGTACCAGCAAGGAGAGGAGAGCAACAAAGCCTTTCAG AACCACCAAAGCCTGTTCCTCGACAAAGTGTGCTGCCAGCTGATGGCCTGTTTGAAAGTCAAGCTAAAACAGACTTTTTCAGTGCCTCATCT AAGGAATCTCAGAAACCACCTTCTGGTCCTTTTGGTGATCCTTTTGGCAACCCATTTGCATAG